From Bacteroidota bacterium, one genomic window encodes:
- a CDS encoding CTP synthase, which produces MASTKYIFVTGGVSSSLGKGIISSSIAKLLQARGFSTTIQKLDPYINVDPGTLNPYEHGECYVTEDGAETDLDLGHYERFSNVPTSQANNVTTGRIYQTVIEKERRGDYLGETVQVIPHITDEIKRSIKVLGEKGKFDFVITEIGGTVGDIESLPYIEAVRQMRNEMGHECIVVHLTYIPYLAAAQELKTKPTQHSVKTLLESGVQPDIIVCRTEKHINDSIKSKISLFCNVPKSSVIESIDADTIYDVPVLMREEELDVEILKKVKMPIDTYPDLTRWEEFLKKLKNPKESVSIGLVGKYVELKDAYKSINEAFIHAGAQNECKVNVKLIHSEEITTSTIADKLKGLDGILVAPGFGGRGIEGKILAVKFARENKIPFFGVCLGMQCAVVEFARNVLGYGDAHSSEINPNTPFPVIDLMEDQKNIRKMGGTMRLGSYPCRITPGTKVHKIYNVAEVRERHRHRYEFNNRFLEEFEQNGMIAAGIYPDHNLVEIIELKDHPWFIGVQFHPEYKSTVASPHPLFVAFVKACIEHKHVAASK; this is translated from the coding sequence ATGGCAAGCACGAAATATATTTTTGTTACCGGAGGGGTTTCTTCTTCCCTCGGAAAAGGGATTATCTCTTCTTCAATTGCCAAGCTATTGCAGGCCAGAGGTTTTTCAACAACCATCCAAAAGCTGGATCCATATATTAATGTTGATCCGGGTACCTTGAATCCCTATGAACATGGTGAGTGTTATGTGACGGAAGACGGAGCAGAAACCGACCTGGATCTGGGTCATTATGAGCGCTTTTCCAACGTTCCAACATCACAGGCTAATAATGTTACTACAGGCAGGATATACCAGACGGTGATTGAAAAGGAGCGCAGAGGGGATTACCTTGGGGAAACAGTTCAGGTCATCCCTCACATTACCGATGAAATAAAAAGATCAATAAAGGTTTTGGGTGAAAAAGGCAAATTTGATTTTGTCATAACCGAAATCGGTGGTACTGTTGGTGATATTGAATCACTGCCATATATTGAAGCAGTGAGGCAGATGAGAAATGAAATGGGGCATGAATGTATCGTCGTTCATCTTACTTATATACCCTATCTTGCCGCAGCACAGGAACTGAAAACAAAGCCCACTCAACATTCCGTTAAGACCCTTCTCGAATCGGGAGTTCAGCCTGATATCATTGTCTGCCGGACGGAAAAGCACATCAACGACAGTATTAAATCCAAGATTTCTTTGTTTTGTAATGTTCCCAAAAGTTCTGTTATAGAATCTATTGATGCTGATACTATTTACGATGTGCCTGTGTTGATGCGCGAGGAAGAACTGGATGTAGAGATCCTGAAAAAAGTGAAAATGCCCATCGATACTTACCCTGATCTGACACGCTGGGAGGAATTCCTGAAAAAACTAAAAAATCCAAAGGAATCCGTTAGCATAGGTCTTGTAGGGAAATACGTTGAGCTTAAAGATGCCTATAAATCGATTAATGAGGCATTTATACATGCCGGAGCTCAAAATGAGTGTAAGGTTAATGTGAAACTGATTCATTCGGAAGAGATAACCACGTCTACCATAGCAGATAAGCTTAAAGGTTTGGATGGTATCCTGGTAGCTCCGGGCTTTGGAGGTCGGGGCATAGAGGGTAAAATTCTTGCCGTAAAATTTGCGCGGGAAAACAAAATCCCTTTTTTCGGGGTTTGCCTTGGAATGCAATGCGCTGTAGTTGAATTTGCCAGGAATGTATTGGGTTACGGGGATGCTCATTCTTCGGAAATCAACCCCAACACACCATTCCCGGTTATTGACCTTATGGAGGACCAGAAGAACATCCGGAAGATGGGAGGTACCATGCGATTGGGATCTTATCCTTGCAGGATAACTCCCGGAACAAAAGTGCATAAGATATATAACGTTGCAGAGGTGAGAGAACGTCATCGTCACCGCTATGAGTTCAACAATCGCTTTCTGGAGGAATTTGAGCAAAACGGCATGATAGCTGCCGGTATCTACCCTGATCACAATCTTGTGGAAATAATTGAGCTGAAGGATCATCCCTGGTTTATCGGGGTGCAGTTCCACCCTGAATACAAAAGCACGGTTGCCAGTCCGCATCCCTTGTTTGTTGCTTTTGTGAAGGCGTGTATCGAACATAAGCATGTGGCAGCTTCCAAATAG
- a CDS encoding glyceraldehyde-3-phosphate dehydrogenase, which produces MMSNYFAESLNKWNDEEKTGLEFISVVGKLFIDKSVELIFFRNQLIDRSASVIIFKHSYAKTVIGKQLSVAVSLSIAKIIQELDINQARIDVGKLNYEWTEEKSKYAGVKEFVEDKLKEMIGKQPPFTEPRDVVLFGFGRIGRLLLRELIIQGNGTQLRVRAVVTRKVTPDDIRKRASLIRHDSIHGPFRGNVIEDVEKNEIYVNGHIVKMLEGNNPEDIDYESYGISNAILIDNTGIFRDREGLSRHLKAKGISKVLFTAPAKGDIPNVVYGVNHKELDVDNENVFSAASCTTNAIVPALSVIETKLCIEKGHIETIHAYTNDQNLIDNYHKKPRRGRGAPLNMVITTTGANTAAAKAIPSLNGKLTANAVRVPVPNISLAILSLSVKKAITRNELDDMMKDAALHGAFVEQIRYSASNESVSSDFIGDPVTAIYDSPSTQVSADGKHIVVYLWYDNEFGYTIQVIRLAKHIAKVKRFRYY; this is translated from the coding sequence ATGATGAGCAATTATTTTGCAGAATCGCTTAATAAATGGAATGATGAAGAGAAGACCGGTCTGGAATTTATCAGCGTTGTTGGGAAGCTTTTTATCGATAAATCCGTTGAACTGATCTTTTTCAGAAACCAGTTGATAGATCGAAGTGCCAGTGTGATCATTTTTAAGCATTCCTATGCGAAAACGGTGATTGGAAAACAGTTGTCTGTTGCCGTTTCCCTTTCCATTGCTAAGATTATCCAGGAGCTTGACATTAACCAGGCCCGTATAGATGTGGGTAAGCTTAATTATGAATGGACGGAAGAAAAATCGAAATACGCCGGTGTAAAGGAATTTGTTGAGGATAAGCTAAAGGAGATGATAGGAAAGCAACCTCCATTCACCGAACCGCGGGATGTAGTACTTTTTGGTTTTGGAAGGATCGGGAGACTGCTTTTACGCGAATTGATTATCCAGGGTAATGGCACCCAACTCAGGGTAAGGGCCGTGGTAACCCGTAAGGTGACTCCGGATGATATCAGGAAGAGGGCGTCATTGATCCGTCATGATTCTATCCATGGACCCTTCCGTGGTAATGTTATTGAAGATGTTGAAAAAAATGAAATTTATGTTAATGGTCATATTGTAAAAATGCTGGAAGGTAATAATCCTGAAGATATTGATTATGAGTCATATGGAATCAGTAATGCCATCCTTATAGACAATACAGGGATATTCCGCGACAGAGAAGGCTTGTCGCGGCATCTTAAAGCAAAGGGAATAAGTAAAGTCCTGTTCACCGCTCCGGCAAAAGGAGATATTCCTAATGTTGTTTATGGGGTTAATCATAAAGAACTTGACGTTGACAATGAGAACGTATTTTCTGCTGCATCCTGCACAACCAATGCCATTGTACCTGCTTTATCGGTGATCGAAACTAAACTGTGCATAGAAAAGGGCCATATTGAAACCATACATGCCTATACCAACGATCAGAATCTGATCGACAATTATCACAAAAAACCTCGAAGAGGCAGGGGTGCTCCCTTAAACATGGTTATTACCACAACAGGTGCTAATACCGCGGCTGCCAAGGCCATCCCTTCACTTAATGGAAAGCTTACTGCGAATGCAGTTCGTGTTCCTGTCCCAAACATCTCGCTGGCCATACTTTCGCTTAGTGTGAAAAAAGCTATAACGCGCAATGAACTGGATGATATGATGAAAGACGCCGCCCTGCATGGAGCCTTTGTGGAACAAATCAGATATTCGGCTTCTAATGAATCTGTTTCAAGCGACTTTATCGGGGACCCGGTAACAGCCATTTATGATTCTCCTTCGACACAGGTTTCAGCCGATGGGAAACATATTGTGGTTTATTTGTGGTATGATAACGAGTTCGGATATACAATCCAGGTGATAAGGCTGGCTAAACATATCGCCAAGGTGAAGAGGTTCAGGTATTATTAG
- a CDS encoding RNA polymerase sigma factor RpoD/SigA: protein MRQLKITKSITNRETASLDKYLQDIGKEELITAEEEVELAKRIKQGDQKALEKLTKANLRFVVSVAKQYQNQGLTLPDLINEGNLGLIKAAKRFDETRGFKFISYAVWWIRQSILQALAEQSRLVRLPLNQVGSLNKIKKATSRLEQEYERMPSTNEIAELMELPEYKVDKAMKITTKYISVDAPINPDDETKFLDVYVTDESPSTDSTLMRESLNKEIQRSLATLTEKERDVINLYYGIGMNHGLTLEEIGAKFDLTRERVRQIKEKAIRRLKHTSRSKLLKAYLGE, encoded by the coding sequence ATGAGGCAATTAAAAATCACAAAATCCATTACCAACCGTGAAACGGCATCCCTTGACAAATACTTACAGGACATAGGAAAAGAAGAACTCATTACCGCCGAAGAAGAGGTTGAATTAGCGAAAAGGATCAAGCAGGGCGATCAAAAAGCGTTGGAGAAGCTTACAAAAGCTAATCTGAGGTTTGTAGTATCAGTCGCAAAACAATATCAGAATCAAGGACTTACGCTACCTGATCTGATAAATGAAGGGAACCTGGGGTTGATAAAAGCAGCTAAAAGGTTTGATGAGACAAGGGGGTTTAAGTTTATTTCCTATGCTGTATGGTGGATTCGTCAATCCATCCTGCAGGCCCTGGCAGAGCAGTCAAGGCTGGTTCGTTTGCCGCTTAATCAGGTAGGATCGCTTAATAAAATTAAGAAAGCTACATCAAGGCTGGAACAGGAATATGAAAGAATGCCCTCCACCAATGAAATAGCTGAGTTGATGGAATTGCCCGAGTACAAAGTAGATAAGGCAATGAAAATCACCACGAAGTATATTTCAGTGGATGCACCCATCAATCCTGATGACGAAACAAAATTCCTTGATGTATATGTTACGGATGAAAGTCCATCGACCGATTCCACCCTGATGCGTGAATCATTGAACAAGGAGATTCAGCGATCGTTGGCAACCCTCACGGAAAAAGAAAGGGATGTCATAAATCTTTATTATGGCATTGGTATGAACCATGGACTCACTCTGGAAGAAATAGGGGCAAAGTTCGATCTTACCCGTGAAAGAGTGCGGCAAATAAAGGAAAAGGCGATCAGACGGCTGAAACATACTTCCAGAAGTAAACTCTTAAAGGCTTATCTGGGAGAATAG
- a CDS encoding Do family serine endopeptidase: protein MKRILYITFTLVLGITIVYLAASSKKSSVGEDLPLGYHQPEELSVYPASYMTSTPVNGPDFVKAAEKTVDAVVHIRSQFMRKSSVYDDFFGALREYFGYSNTPQYNRSYPISGWGSGVIISPEGYIVTNNHVVQDADLVEVTLNDKRVFEAEIVGTDPSTDLAVIKIDHKDLPYMIYGNSDLVKVGEWVLAVGNPFNLTSTVTAGIVSAKARNINILGTQGGIESFIQTDAAVNRGNSGGALVNTEGQLIGINAAIASNTGSYTGYSFAIPVNIVRKVVDDILLYGEVQRAYIGIIPREIDSDLASESGLKDMKGVYVEDVSENGGADKAGIKKGDVIMRVNGSEVNTLAQLLEIVGQYRPGDKVAVDVRRDNKPLAFNVELRNEDGTTSVVKKDEQFFVEALGATLQRISDDEKRIYRIPGGLKVAGVEEGGMLKSGGIRKGFIIIRVNDQDVSSKASVESAIGSADRTIRIQGVYPNGMRVTYEFGL, encoded by the coding sequence ATGAAAAGGATATTATATATAACATTCACGCTGGTATTAGGGATTACGATCGTTTATCTGGCAGCATCTTCAAAGAAGAGTTCAGTAGGCGAAGATTTGCCCTTAGGATATCATCAACCAGAAGAGTTGTCAGTATATCCTGCCAGTTACATGACTTCAACTCCGGTAAACGGTCCTGATTTTGTGAAAGCTGCCGAAAAAACAGTGGATGCCGTTGTGCATATCCGGTCCCAGTTTATGCGGAAGAGCAGTGTGTATGATGATTTTTTTGGGGCTTTGCGTGAATATTTCGGATATAGCAATACTCCTCAATATAACCGATCCTATCCCATTTCAGGATGGGGAAGCGGGGTGATCATATCTCCTGAAGGATATATTGTCACCAATAATCATGTTGTTCAGGATGCTGATCTGGTAGAAGTTACTTTAAATGACAAAAGGGTTTTTGAGGCAGAGATAGTTGGAACAGATCCTTCGACCGATCTCGCCGTGATAAAAATAGATCATAAGGATCTTCCGTATATGATATACGGAAACTCAGATCTGGTTAAAGTTGGGGAATGGGTCCTTGCGGTTGGAAATCCTTTTAATCTCACCTCCACGGTTACAGCCGGGATAGTAAGCGCCAAAGCAAGGAATATCAACATCCTGGGAACACAAGGCGGTATTGAATCGTTTATTCAGACCGATGCGGCGGTAAACCGGGGTAACAGCGGGGGCGCATTGGTTAACACAGAGGGTCAACTGATCGGCATAAATGCTGCCATTGCTAGCAATACAGGCTCCTACACAGGATACTCCTTTGCTATTCCCGTCAATATTGTCAGGAAAGTTGTTGATGATATTCTGCTCTATGGGGAGGTACAACGTGCCTATATAGGGATAATACCCAGGGAGATAGACAGTGATCTTGCGTCCGAGAGCGGGCTTAAGGATATGAAGGGAGTTTATGTGGAGGATGTATCTGAGAATGGTGGAGCTGATAAGGCAGGTATAAAAAAGGGAGATGTAATTATGCGTGTTAACGGAAGTGAAGTTAACACTCTTGCACAACTTCTGGAAATCGTCGGGCAATACAGACCTGGAGATAAGGTTGCTGTTGACGTGCGAAGGGATAACAAGCCTCTGGCCTTTAATGTTGAACTTAGAAATGAGGATGGAACCACATCCGTTGTTAAGAAGGATGAACAGTTTTTTGTGGAAGCCCTGGGTGCTACCTTACAAAGAATATCCGATGATGAAAAGCGAATTTACAGGATTCCGGGAGGGCTTAAAGTTGCCGGAGTAGAGGAAGGTGGAATGCTTAAGAGCGGAGGTATACGCAAGGGATTTATTATAATAAGGGTGAATGACCAGGATGTCAGCTCAAAAGCCAGTGTAGAGTCTGCTATCGGGTCTGCCGACAGGACGATAAGGATACAGGGGGTGTATCCGAATGGTATGAGGGTAACATATGAATTTGGATTGTAG
- the dapF gene encoding diaminopimelate epimerase, whose product MRLVFEKYQGTGNDFILIDNRQDIFKKDARFIAKLCNRNYGIGADGLILLEESTNSDFHMNFYNPDGSHAGMCGNGARCITSFARRLGIISNKASFTAGDGLHEAAILEMRDSDDTIRISLKDPDIKKNDTGNWVIDTGTPHVILFPEKQQRLDELFKTAVEIRYSEQYAADGINVDFVWMKDDHILVSTYERGVENFTLSCGTGVTASAIAACLSGFTIEPVKVVTPGGTLYVGFSIDGKHFRNIWLQGNTTKVFAGTIEI is encoded by the coding sequence ATGAGGTTAGTTTTTGAAAAATACCAGGGAACCGGCAATGATTTCATCCTGATAGACAACAGGCAGGATATCTTCAAAAAAGATGCCAGATTTATTGCAAAGCTATGCAACCGGAATTATGGTATCGGTGCTGATGGCTTGATTCTTTTAGAGGAATCAACAAATAGCGATTTCCATATGAATTTTTACAATCCCGACGGTTCTCATGCCGGGATGTGCGGCAATGGTGCCAGGTGCATTACTTCTTTTGCCCGACGGCTGGGAATCATTTCTAATAAAGCCAGTTTTACCGCCGGAGACGGACTGCACGAAGCAGCCATACTTGAAATGCGCGATTCCGATGACACTATCCGGATTTCGCTCAAAGACCCTGATATTAAAAAGAATGACACTGGCAATTGGGTAATTGACACCGGTACTCCCCATGTTATTCTTTTTCCTGAAAAACAGCAAAGACTGGATGAATTATTTAAAACAGCCGTAGAAATACGCTATTCGGAGCAATATGCGGCTGATGGTATTAATGTTGACTTTGTATGGATGAAAGATGACCACATCCTTGTAAGCACCTATGAACGTGGCGTTGAAAATTTCACTCTATCCTGTGGTACCGGGGTAACAGCTTCAGCCATCGCCGCTTGTTTGAGTGGCTTTACTATTGAACCTGTAAAAGTTGTTACTCCAGGAGGTACTCTTTATGTTGGATTCTCAATCGATGGAAAGCATTTCCGGAATATTTGGCTTCAAGGAAACACAACCAAGGTTTTTGCCGGAACGATTGAAATATGA
- a CDS encoding GNAT family N-acetyltransferase, with the protein MLKSQTLSLRAPEPEDVDILYRWENDESIWHLSNTLTPFSRFALEQYIMNTHEDIFSSRQLRLMIDVTESQTPARTVGAIDLFDFDPANRRAGIGILIIKEERGKGYASTALEMVIRYAFHRLGLHQLYSNVLKDHEASLELFRKLQFEIAGLKREWIFVDNQWKDEYLLQLINPDS; encoded by the coding sequence ATGCTGAAATCGCAAACCCTTTCGCTCCGTGCGCCGGAACCAGAAGATGTAGATATATTATACCGTTGGGAAAACGACGAAAGCATCTGGCATTTAAGCAATACCCTGACGCCTTTCTCCCGGTTTGCCCTGGAACAATATATCATGAACACGCATGAAGACATCTTTTCATCACGACAACTACGCCTGATGATAGATGTAACTGAAAGCCAAACTCCTGCCAGAACAGTAGGGGCAATCGATTTGTTTGATTTTGATCCGGCTAACCGGCGCGCAGGCATAGGAATACTCATCATCAAGGAAGAGAGAGGCAAAGGCTATGCATCAACCGCCCTCGAAATGGTAATCCGATATGCATTTCATCGCCTGGGCCTGCACCAGCTATATAGCAATGTACTTAAAGACCATGAGGCCAGCCTGGAACTCTTCCGCAAACTCCAGTTTGAAATCGCCGGTCTGAAAAGAGAATGGATTTTCGTTGACAATCAATGGAAAGATGAATATTTACTGCAATTGATCAATCCCGACAGCTAA
- the mltG gene encoding endolytic transglycosylase MltG, whose product MPYYHSRYTTNYRKKKKPFFHKLILFLLFLLIIAAGIIAYTGYQILYKNNVWLNNEEKVSVYIPTGSSFDDVKSILYSQGIILHRNSFEWVAKQKKYPELIKPGHYVITKGMSNDELINLLRSGEQTPVKLIFNSLRSKEHLARVISLQLEVDSAEIVDLLNDSSYMSKFDLKDPSGLSLFIPNTYEFYWNTKPTQFMERMYAEYQQFWNDDRRMKAESIGFSIPDVITLASIVEKETAKNDEKDDIAGVYINRLNLGWRLQADPTLIYALNDYSIRRVLNRHKDVESPYNTYKYGGLPPGPICIPSISSIDAVLNYTDHDYLFFCARDDLSGYHVFAKTSEQHAANARKFQKVLDEMNIRK is encoded by the coding sequence ATGCCATACTATCACTCACGCTATACCACAAACTATAGGAAAAAGAAAAAACCATTCTTTCATAAACTGATTCTGTTTCTTTTGTTTTTATTAATCATCGCTGCCGGTATTATCGCTTACACCGGTTATCAAATTTTATATAAAAATAATGTCTGGCTTAACAACGAAGAAAAGGTTTCGGTATATATTCCTACCGGATCCAGCTTTGATGATGTAAAAAGTATTCTTTACAGCCAGGGAATCATCCTCCACCGAAATAGTTTTGAATGGGTGGCCAAACAAAAAAAATATCCCGAGCTTATAAAACCTGGTCATTATGTTATTACCAAAGGGATGAGCAATGACGAACTGATAAATCTATTGAGGTCAGGGGAACAAACACCGGTAAAATTGATTTTCAACAGCTTACGTTCCAAAGAACATCTCGCCAGGGTCATTTCCCTGCAACTGGAAGTTGACTCTGCCGAGATCGTAGATCTTCTGAACGATTCATCATATATGTCAAAATTTGATCTGAAAGATCCTTCCGGCCTTTCCCTTTTCATTCCCAACACCTATGAGTTTTACTGGAATACCAAGCCAACCCAATTCATGGAAAGAATGTATGCCGAATATCAGCAATTCTGGAACGATGACCGAAGGATGAAAGCAGAATCAATAGGATTCAGCATACCGGATGTAATCACCCTGGCATCGATTGTAGAAAAAGAAACCGCCAAAAATGATGAAAAGGATGATATTGCCGGAGTTTACATTAACCGTCTCAATTTAGGCTGGCGATTACAGGCAGATCCCACGCTCATTTATGCTCTGAACGATTATAGCATACGGCGTGTCCTTAACCGGCACAAGGATGTTGAATCTCCTTACAATACTTATAAATACGGAGGGCTGCCTCCAGGCCCCATATGTATCCCCTCCATTTCATCCATCGATGCAGTTTTGAACTATACTGACCACGATTACCTGTTTTTTTGTGCCAGGGATGATTTGAGTGGATATCATGTCTTTGCAAAGACATCCGAACAACATGCAGCCAATGCCCGAAAATTCCAGAAAGTTCTGGATGAAATGAATATAAGGAAGTGA
- a CDS encoding YfiM family protein — protein MENTWTPEPCLKPHRKCCGYKAFWFAGVLLIFQHVAFTQHLHNFYPDTLNKKRLTGLIITETIAYSATMAGLYQLWYKNYPSSSFHFINDNQEWLLMDKAGHATTAYYLGRINYNALRWAGVKDKKAVWYGGASGLLFVTTIEVFDGFSKEWGASTGDIIANTSGALLFVSQQLLWKDQRFTLKYSFHPSEYADYNPELLGKNTLQQAIKDYNGQTFWLSANIKSFIRRDSRFPSWLNIAFGYGAEGMTGAGSNPVSIDGTPIPPSERYRQFYLSPDIDLTRIKVKSNFLKVVFTLIGFIKIPLPTLEYNKENNFVFHWVYF, from the coding sequence ATGGAAAACACCTGGACCCCTGAGCCCTGCCTTAAACCGCATAGAAAGTGCTGTGGATACAAGGCTTTTTGGTTTGCAGGAGTACTGCTGATTTTTCAACACGTTGCCTTTACTCAGCATTTGCACAACTTCTACCCCGACACACTAAATAAAAAAAGACTTACCGGGTTAATCATTACCGAAACAATAGCTTATTCAGCTACTATGGCTGGATTATATCAGTTATGGTATAAAAATTACCCATCTTCTTCTTTTCATTTCATCAACGACAATCAGGAATGGCTTTTAATGGATAAGGCAGGACACGCTACAACAGCTTATTACCTTGGGCGCATTAATTACAACGCCCTGAGATGGGCAGGGGTAAAAGATAAAAAGGCGGTCTGGTACGGTGGAGCCAGTGGGCTTTTGTTCGTGACCACGATAGAGGTTTTCGACGGGTTTTCAAAGGAATGGGGGGCATCTACCGGCGATATCATTGCCAATACAAGCGGAGCTCTGCTTTTTGTTTCCCAGCAATTATTATGGAAAGACCAGCGGTTTACTCTTAAATATTCTTTCCACCCATCCGAATATGCTGATTATAATCCGGAATTACTGGGGAAAAACACTTTACAGCAGGCCATTAAAGATTATAACGGGCAGACTTTCTGGTTATCAGCAAATATAAAGTCATTCATCCGGCGCGATTCCCGCTTCCCATCCTGGCTAAATATTGCTTTCGGATATGGGGCAGAAGGAATGACCGGTGCCGGTTCGAACCCAGTATCCATTGACGGTACACCAATTCCACCAAGTGAGAGATACCGCCAATTTTATCTCTCGCCCGACATCGACCTTACACGTATAAAGGTAAAATCAAACTTCCTGAAAGTTGTTTTTACCCTTATCGGTTTTATTAAGATTCCATTACCAACACTGGAATACAATAAGGAAAACAACTTTGTTTTTCATTGGGTTTATTTTTGA
- a CDS encoding HAD family hydrolase: MSNFKMIIWDWNGTLLDDTRVCIDCMNILLTNRNKPLINFEQYRSIFTFPVKEYYEAAGFDFSKEPFDTPALQFIDLYRRRIQNAGLQTDARYILEYFRKQGFPQAILSAMQHDFLEETIGMHDIQDYFTYIQGIGDHFGNGKADQASILMQASGYLPEEVIFIGDTIHDHEVALETGCEAILVSNGHQSNERLKQTGRRVIKNLSELKMIL, from the coding sequence ATGAGCAACTTTAAAATGATCATCTGGGACTGGAATGGAACCCTATTGGACGATACCCGGGTTTGCATTGATTGTATGAATATTCTTCTTACCAACAGGAACAAGCCTTTGATCAATTTTGAGCAATACCGGTCTATTTTCACTTTCCCGGTTAAAGAATATTATGAGGCGGCAGGGTTTGATTTTTCCAAGGAACCCTTTGATACTCCTGCTCTTCAATTTATAGACCTTTACCGTAGGAGAATTCAAAATGCCGGTTTGCAGACTGATGCCAGATACATCCTGGAATATTTTCGAAAACAGGGATTTCCACAGGCAATATTATCGGCGATGCAACATGATTTCCTGGAAGAAACCATAGGGATGCATGATATACAAGATTACTTTACATATATACAAGGTATCGGGGATCATTTTGGCAATGGTAAAGCTGACCAGGCTTCCATCCTGATGCAGGCAAGCGGTTATCTGCCGGAAGAAGTGATTTTTATAGGTGACACGATACACGATCATGAAGTGGCATTGGAAACAGGATGTGAAGCCATCCTGGTATCAAACGGACATCAATCTAACGAAAGGCTTAAACAAACCGGAAGAAGAGTAATTAAAAATTTAAGCGAATTGAAAATGATACTATAA
- a CDS encoding acetyl-CoA hydrolase, translating into MKLVKSVAEAVNPGTIRPGSIIYIQGNAATPQMLCRQLAVDTSIEQADTLHVLLLGDIAELFSEETCKRIRHRIIFNGPHSRVAMNSGWAAYQLIHLSDIPHQLRNYIKPNVVFLQVSGPDNGGNYSYGTTIEGTKAAVDSAKANNGLVIAERNKQMPFILGTTLHESEIDIMVDVDYELPHSPVHEPDERANRIGEIIAELYIHDGSTLQYGIGEVPEAVTNAIIKKGVKNLGIYTELLADSMRIMIDKGIVTNHYLENKFSTASIFLSGSKEGYQWMHFNSSIQSRPSDQTNNIRNIAAQPKMTAINAAIGADLHGNIWADSLHARQIYSGIGGQADFLRGSYLSHGGVPIIAMKSTTDNGVSKIVDKCPEGITTTAIAADPVVIVTENGAFNPRGLTIAEHAIGIAHLSSPEIRDSLLKNIFESKVFNKPRGALLSSKAKGFVSYEAIKNHG; encoded by the coding sequence ATGAAACTGGTAAAGAGTGTCGCAGAAGCCGTTAATCCCGGCACAATACGTCCGGGCAGCATAATATACATTCAGGGAAATGCAGCAACCCCACAAATGCTATGTCGTCAGCTTGCCGTTGATACTTCCATTGAGCAGGCCGATACGCTTCATGTACTTTTGTTGGGAGATATAGCTGAATTATTTTCAGAAGAAACCTGTAAAAGGATCCGGCACAGGATCATTTTTAACGGGCCTCACTCAAGAGTCGCTATGAACAGTGGATGGGCTGCATACCAGTTAATTCACCTGAGCGACATTCCGCATCAACTGAGAAATTACATTAAACCCAATGTTGTTTTCCTCCAGGTCAGCGGACCGGATAACGGGGGAAATTATAGTTACGGTACTACTATTGAGGGTACTAAAGCCGCGGTTGATTCAGCCAAAGCGAATAATGGGCTTGTTATTGCGGAGAGAAACAAGCAAATGCCATTTATTTTAGGAACAACCCTGCATGAAAGCGAAATAGATATAATGGTTGATGTCGACTATGAATTGCCCCACAGTCCTGTCCATGAACCGGATGAAAGGGCTAATCGCATAGGTGAAATCATAGCGGAATTATATATCCATGATGGGTCGACTCTGCAATACGGGATTGGTGAAGTCCCGGAAGCCGTAACCAATGCCATTATAAAAAAAGGAGTGAAGAACCTGGGAATATACACCGAGTTACTTGCAGATTCAATGAGGATCATGATCGACAAAGGCATAGTAACCAACCATTACCTTGAAAACAAATTCTCAACTGCATCAATTTTCCTTAGCGGCTCAAAAGAAGGTTATCAATGGATGCATTTTAACAGTTCCATTCAAAGCCGCCCTTCGGATCAGACCAACAACATTCGCAATATAGCCGCACAACCTAAAATGACTGCTATTAATGCGGCCATTGGCGCTGACCTTCATGGAAATATCTGGGCCGACTCTCTGCATGCCCGGCAGATATATAGTGGTATAGGCGGACAGGCCGACTTTCTCAGAGGCTCTTACCTCTCGCATGGAGGCGTACCCATCATCGCGATGAAGTCCACAACAGATAACGGGGTTTCTAAAATTGTTGATAAATGCCCCGAAGGAATTACTACAACTGCCATTGCGGCAGATCCGGTTGTAATTGTAACTGAGAACGGAGCATTCAATCCACGCGGACTAACCATTGCCGAACATGCCATTGGTATTGCCCATCTTTCTTCACCCGAAATAAGAGATAGCCTGTTGAAAAATATTTTTGAAAGCAAAGTTTTTAACAAACCCCGGGGAGCTCTGTTAAGCAGCAAGGCAAAGGGATTTGTTTCCTATGAGGCGATTAAAAACCACGGATAA